A genomic region of Choristoneura fumiferana chromosome 15, NRCan_CFum_1, whole genome shotgun sequence contains the following coding sequences:
- the LOC141435835 gene encoding protein mini spindles-like, with protein MAEIKVISKDAKRDASSAGGRLLAAVASGLRNKFQPYATACVQAILEKFKEKKTNVVTALREAIDAIYPSTNLEAIMEDMLAAFDNKNPSIKAESAVFLARALCVTQPAAFNKKTHQGVCRGAA; from the exons ATGGCTGAGATAAAG GTGATTTCAAAAGACGCCAAACGTGATGCTAGTAGCGCTGGCGGCCGTCTGCTAGCGGCCGTGGCGTCCGGGCTCCGTAACAAGTTCCAGCCGTACGCGACCGCCTGCGTGCAAGCTATATTAGAGAAGTTCAAAGAGAAGAAAACTAACGTGGTCACTGCACTAAGAGAGGCTATTGACGCTATTTATCCATCG ACGAACCTGGAAGCAATAATGGAGGATATGCTAGCGGCGTTTGACAACAAGAACCCTTCCATAAAGGCGGAGAGCGCCGTGTTCCTAGCGCGTGCCCTGTGCGTCACGCAGCCTGCCGCGTTCAACAAGAAAACTCATCAAGGCGTATGTAGGGGGGCTGCTTAA